Proteins found in one Gordonia sp. PDNC005 genomic segment:
- a CDS encoding magnesium and cobalt transport protein CorA, translating into MPRMLQPGSRGPGRPGPVTPPVPAARAVVDCGVYVDGVRQDCSQDFRRALSVVREAGKGFVWLGLHEPDERQMNDVAEAFGLHPLMVEDAVHAHQRPKLELYDDTVFLVLRSISYVEHESIEVANDIVESGEIMVLASRDFVITVRHGDHTHLTGVRQRLEHQPDHLKLGPAAVVHAVADRVVDSYLAVASEMESDVDEIEERVFSSSANNLDINVVYLFKREVLELRRAVFPLGIPMARLSGHKDTLDVSPIRFEQNNLSSDEKEIRRHFRDVADHLTTATDLIAEYDERLTTLLNAAATKVGIQQNSDMRKISSWAAIAAVPTAVAGIYGMNFDFMPELHWEYSYPIVLLFIVTVCIFVWRLLRKSHWL; encoded by the coding sequence ATGCCTCGCATGTTGCAGCCCGGTAGTCGGGGTCCGGGACGACCTGGGCCGGTGACGCCACCGGTCCCGGCTGCGCGCGCCGTCGTCGACTGCGGCGTCTACGTCGACGGTGTTCGGCAGGACTGTTCGCAAGATTTCCGTCGCGCCCTGTCTGTGGTGCGCGAGGCTGGAAAGGGGTTCGTGTGGCTCGGTCTACACGAGCCGGACGAGCGCCAGATGAACGACGTCGCCGAAGCGTTCGGACTGCATCCGCTCATGGTTGAGGACGCCGTTCACGCACATCAGCGCCCCAAGCTCGAGTTGTATGACGACACTGTCTTCTTGGTGTTGCGCTCGATCAGCTACGTGGAGCACGAGTCCATCGAGGTCGCGAACGACATCGTCGAGTCCGGCGAGATCATGGTGCTCGCGAGCCGAGACTTCGTCATCACTGTCCGCCACGGCGATCACACTCATCTCACCGGTGTCCGTCAGCGCCTCGAGCACCAGCCGGACCATCTGAAGCTCGGGCCGGCCGCCGTCGTCCACGCTGTGGCCGACCGGGTGGTCGACAGTTACCTCGCGGTCGCCTCGGAGATGGAGTCGGACGTCGACGAGATCGAGGAGCGGGTGTTCTCGTCGTCGGCCAACAATCTGGACATCAACGTCGTCTACTTGTTCAAGCGCGAGGTCCTCGAGCTCCGTCGCGCGGTGTTCCCATTGGGGATTCCGATGGCGAGGCTGTCCGGGCACAAGGACACTCTCGACGTCTCCCCGATCCGGTTCGAGCAGAACAACCTGTCATCGGACGAGAAGGAGATCCGACGTCATTTCCGCGACGTTGCCGATCACCTCACCACCGCGACCGACCTGATCGCCGAGTACGACGAGCGTCTCACCACGCTGCTCAACGCTGCCGCCACGAAGGTCGGCATCCAGCAGAACAGCGACATGCGCAAGATCTCGTCGTGGGCTGCGATCGCCGCGGTCCCCACCGCCGTCGCAGGCATCTACGGCATGAACTTCGACTTCATGCCTGAATTGCACTGGGAGTACAGCTACCCGATCGTCCTGCTGTTCATCGTCACGGTCTGCATCTTCGTCTGGCGACTCCTCCGAAAGAGCCACTGGCTCTGA
- a CDS encoding MarC family protein, whose translation MFDVSVYTATAITLIVIMDPPGQVPVFLSLVGRRDEAYRRRAAWQAPLVSLFVVSVFAIGGKAILGYLHIGIPALQGAGGLLLLLVALQLLTGTGEPPTGKATEDVNVAIVPLGTPLLAGPGTIAAVIVAVSQANGEGSAYLAIAAAIVTAHAVVCLALLYSTTVVRVLKISGITLLAKIAGLLLAAIAVQLIATSVIGFAATA comes from the coding sequence GTGTTCGATGTCTCTGTTTACACCGCTACGGCGATCACTCTGATCGTCATCATGGACCCGCCGGGTCAAGTCCCCGTGTTTCTGTCGTTGGTCGGCAGGCGCGACGAGGCGTATCGACGGCGGGCCGCGTGGCAGGCGCCGCTGGTATCGCTGTTTGTGGTTTCGGTGTTCGCCATCGGCGGCAAGGCGATCCTGGGCTATCTCCACATCGGGATCCCCGCGCTGCAGGGAGCTGGCGGCCTGCTTCTGCTGCTCGTCGCGCTTCAGTTGCTCACCGGCACCGGGGAACCACCGACGGGGAAGGCGACCGAGGACGTCAACGTTGCGATCGTTCCCTTGGGGACTCCACTGCTCGCAGGTCCGGGCACCATCGCGGCCGTGATCGTGGCGGTGAGTCAGGCGAACGGTGAGGGCAGTGCGTACCTCGCGATCGCCGCAGCGATCGTCACCGCGCATGCTGTGGTGTGCCTGGCGTTGCTCTACTCGACGACGGTGGTCCGAGTCCTCAAGATCAGCGGCATCACGCTGCTCGCGAAGATCGCAGGTCTCCTGCTTGCGGCCATCGCGGTTCAACTGATCGCGACGTCGGTGATCGGCTTCGCCGCCACCGCGTGA